A part of uncultured Acidilobus sp. JCHS genomic DNA contains:
- a CDS encoding glutamyl-tRNA(Gln) and/or aspartyl-tRNA(Asn) amidotransferase, A subunit produces the protein MARGLARQAVETLRLISEGSLTPTEHVSEVLEVVRDHEPQVRAYITLRSPERLEAEAKEVERRLRQGERLRLAGLLVAVKDNISTSFMPTTAGSRILSDYVPPYNATVVERVIREGGIVIGKTNMDEFAMGSTTELSAYWPTRNPWDLTRVPGGSSGGSAAALAYGGADLALGSDTGGSVRLPAAYTATVGLKPTYGLVSRYGLIPYANSLEQISPMARSVEDLALLLDVISGHDARDATSLSVKPDGIYPPSEPDLRRLRVCLLREMLEGSEEPIRDAIERTLDRLSSQGVEVDYDASIPSLSEALPIYYTIALAEAASNLARYDGKLYPFIVGGPTYTETASGTRAQGFGWEVKRRIVLGVMALSEGYRDEYYLAAARGRRIIRDEILKLTSRCFIAGSVSPVLPPRLGERITDPLKLYALDIYTVVANLAGVPSLALPVGFHEGLPIGMQVMGPPLSEPQLLSLGLLIEEVTGLRGLVAP, from the coding sequence TTGGCGCGGGGGCTAGCTAGGCAGGCCGTCGAGACGCTGAGGCTCATAAGCGAGGGCTCCCTGACGCCAACAGAGCACGTAAGCGAGGTTCTTGAAGTAGTTAGGGACCACGAGCCCCAGGTGAGGGCATACATAACCTTAAGGTCGCCAGAAAGGCTTGAGGCTGAGGCAAAGGAGGTTGAGAGGAGGCTGAGACAGGGCGAGAGGCTCAGGCTTGCAGGGCTGCTGGTCGCCGTTAAGGACAACATATCGACCTCCTTCATGCCTACGACAGCAGGCTCAAGGATCCTTAGCGACTACGTCCCGCCCTACAACGCCACCGTGGTCGAGAGGGTCATCAGGGAGGGAGGCATAGTGATTGGGAAGACCAACATGGACGAGTTCGCCATGGGGAGCACGACAGAGCTCAGCGCCTACTGGCCTACGAGGAACCCGTGGGACCTCACTAGGGTCCCAGGGGGCAGCAGCGGGGGCTCAGCGGCAGCGTTGGCATACGGAGGGGCTGACCTGGCGCTCGGGAGCGACACAGGGGGCTCCGTGAGGCTCCCGGCAGCCTACACCGCCACCGTGGGCCTCAAGCCGACTTATGGCCTAGTCAGCCGCTACGGCCTGATACCCTACGCGAACAGCCTGGAGCAGATAAGCCCTATGGCCCGCTCCGTGGAGGACCTGGCCCTGCTACTTGACGTTATAAGCGGTCATGACGCCCGGGACGCCACCAGCCTAAGCGTGAAGCCTGACGGCATTTACCCTCCCTCGGAGCCTGACCTGCGCAGGCTCAGGGTCTGCCTCCTAAGGGAGATGTTAGAGGGCTCCGAGGAGCCCATAAGGGACGCAATAGAGAGGACCCTCGACAGGCTGAGCTCGCAGGGGGTCGAAGTAGACTATGACGCATCAATCCCGTCGCTCTCGGAGGCGCTCCCCATCTACTACACCATAGCCCTGGCCGAGGCTGCGAGCAACCTGGCCAGGTATGACGGCAAGCTCTACCCGTTCATAGTGGGCGGGCCAACGTACACGGAGACGGCGTCAGGGACCAGGGCCCAGGGCTTCGGGTGGGAGGTAAAGAGAAGGATAGTGCTTGGCGTCATGGCTCTGAGCGAGGGCTACAGGGACGAGTATTACTTGGCGGCCGCGAGGGGCAGGAGGATAATAAGAGACGAGATACTTAAGCTCACCTCAAGGTGCTTTATAGCTGGCTCGGTGAGCCCCGTCCTGCCTCCAAGGCTTGGCGAGAGGATCACGGACCCCCTGAAGCTCTACGCCCTTGACATCTATACCGTGGTGGCTAACCTGGCAGGGGTGCCCTCGCTAGCGCTCCCTGTAGGGTTCCACGAAGGGCTACCAATAGGCATGCAGGTCATGGGACCCCCTCTCAGCGAGCCCCAGCTGCTCTCGCTTGGCCTTCTCATTGAGGAGGTCACAGGCCTCAGGGGGCTGGTAGCGCCATGA
- a CDS encoding Phosphate uptake regulator, with product MPLLVKRRVQVTGGSTYIISIPKEWAKLLNINRGSEVVLELSKEGWIRITSATTGRRGQRAIDIELNEGLSEAASLMQIIAAYLAGYDVIRVRFSPLLSEAAERVVSQVRSKVLGLELLEESGEQMTLRNVVDLTSMTVESVIDDLVRVVGGMIKEVVDVVSGLKGREVLEGVIRRDDIVDKLYLYIFKQLNLALQGLMSPGELGMKGLAEVIGLYTMVKSLERIADQVVSIAQGLSLSLGGMNPELRDLFKEVSESVGRVLGLVRSRNRGAILTSYEELHLLAVKLSNYTKARSVACEGACYLVMDGLKRIVAQGIDLLEALMGLEFLKQLETQG from the coding sequence ATGCCGCTGCTGGTCAAGCGAAGGGTTCAGGTGACGGGAGGCTCTACTTACATAATTTCAATACCAAAGGAGTGGGCTAAGCTCCTTAACATCAACAGGGGGTCAGAGGTCGTCCTGGAGCTCTCAAAGGAGGGTTGGATAAGGATAACCTCGGCCACCACAGGCAGGAGAGGGCAGAGGGCCATTGATATAGAGTTGAACGAAGGCCTGAGCGAGGCCGCCTCTCTGATGCAGATAATAGCGGCCTACCTGGCAGGCTATGACGTAATTAGGGTCAGATTCAGTCCCTTGCTGTCAGAGGCGGCGGAGAGAGTCGTAAGCCAGGTCAGGTCTAAGGTGCTAGGTCTTGAGCTCCTTGAGGAGTCGGGCGAGCAGATGACGCTAAGGAACGTGGTGGACCTAACGTCAATGACTGTGGAGTCCGTCATCGACGACTTAGTCAGGGTGGTGGGCGGCATGATTAAGGAAGTTGTAGACGTTGTGAGCGGGCTGAAGGGCCGTGAGGTCTTGGAGGGGGTTATAAGAAGAGATGACATAGTTGATAAGCTTTACCTCTACATATTCAAGCAGCTCAACCTAGCGCTCCAGGGCCTGATGAGCCCTGGGGAGCTCGGGATGAAGGGCCTCGCGGAGGTCATAGGCCTGTACACAATGGTTAAGAGCCTTGAGAGGATAGCTGACCAGGTGGTCTCTATAGCTCAGGGCCTCTCCCTGTCGCTGGGAGGGATGAACCCGGAGCTCAGGGACCTCTTCAAGGAGGTCAGTGAGTCTGTCGGCAGGGTTCTCGGCTTGGTCAGAAGCCGCAACAGAGGCGCGATACTGACGTCCTATGAGGAGCTTCACTTGCTAGCCGTTAAGCTCTCTAACTACACCAAGGCGAGGTCAGTTGCCTGTGAAGGGGCGTGCTATTTAGTGATGGATGGGCTGAAGAGGATAGTGGCACAGGGCATCGACTTACTTGAGGCCCTGATGGGCCTTGAGTTCCTTAAGCAGCTGGAGACGCAAGGGTAG
- a CDS encoding putative Fe-S oxidoreductase: MKPARVLIVDGYNDEPGGLGVPPYIDVYPRYIAGAAWAARKDITVHYVTVDEYRSSPLWLMRSTTYDVVVFIAGVVVPGKYIGGRPAEAPELARWASAIEGPLKVLVGPAARWGMGPLGGTSGFPPSFFKGRGFDVLVAGDPEEYVYELVLEGEERADPRRVREDYTKVDRFAVLGARIVRYHPNYGKNLIAEIETYRGCARWITGGCSFCVEPLRGRPIQRDPASIAREVEALFNNGVRNFRLGRQADILVYGSPDLGLEEWPRPSAEALEKLFMGIRSVAPTLEVLHIDNVNPGTISRYPAESEKALKVIVNYHTPGDVAALGIETVDPKVVKVNNLKVTSEEALRAVEVINKVGASRGHNGMPELLPGINFILGLPGETAETYRLNREFLEEILRRNLMVRRVNVRKLLALESTRVFRMDWGIKKRHEGHAKAFMHFVRQVFDFKMLQRITPSGTVLRGLWAEECSKGLCYARQAGSYPLMVVLKGPLPRLQYLPEVRVTGVHSSRSLRGEVIGEVPIGA, encoded by the coding sequence TTGAAGCCCGCAAGGGTACTGATAGTTGACGGCTATAACGACGAGCCCGGGGGCCTCGGAGTCCCTCCCTACATTGACGTATATCCGCGCTACATAGCTGGGGCCGCCTGGGCCGCGAGAAAGGACATCACCGTTCATTACGTCACGGTCGACGAGTACAGGTCAAGTCCGCTGTGGCTAATGAGGAGCACGACCTATGACGTCGTGGTCTTCATAGCAGGCGTCGTCGTTCCAGGCAAGTACATAGGGGGCAGGCCGGCAGAGGCCCCCGAGCTGGCCCGGTGGGCCTCAGCTATAGAGGGCCCCCTCAAGGTGTTGGTGGGCCCAGCTGCCAGGTGGGGCATGGGCCCCCTTGGCGGCACGAGCGGCTTCCCTCCGTCGTTCTTCAAGGGGAGGGGCTTTGACGTACTAGTCGCCGGCGACCCAGAGGAGTACGTCTATGAGCTGGTCCTTGAGGGCGAGGAGAGGGCTGACCCAAGGAGGGTGAGGGAGGACTACACTAAGGTTGACAGGTTTGCGGTGCTAGGGGCCAGGATAGTGCGATATCATCCTAACTACGGGAAGAACCTGATAGCCGAGATTGAGACCTATAGGGGGTGTGCCAGGTGGATCACAGGCGGCTGCTCGTTCTGTGTGGAGCCCCTGAGGGGGAGGCCTATACAGAGGGACCCGGCCTCTATAGCCCGCGAGGTGGAGGCCCTTTTCAATAATGGCGTCAGGAACTTCAGGCTTGGAAGGCAGGCCGACATACTTGTTTACGGCTCGCCCGACCTAGGCCTTGAGGAGTGGCCAAGGCCTAGCGCTGAGGCGTTAGAGAAGCTCTTCATGGGAATAAGGTCAGTGGCCCCCACGCTTGAGGTGCTTCACATAGATAACGTGAACCCAGGCACGATATCAAGGTACCCTGCGGAGTCCGAGAAGGCGCTAAAGGTGATAGTGAACTACCACACGCCTGGCGACGTGGCGGCGTTAGGCATAGAGACCGTGGACCCCAAGGTCGTCAAGGTGAACAACCTCAAGGTGACGTCAGAGGAGGCGCTGAGGGCCGTTGAGGTAATCAACAAGGTCGGGGCCTCGCGGGGCCATAACGGCATGCCGGAGCTCCTCCCAGGCATCAACTTCATCCTGGGTCTGCCTGGCGAGACCGCTGAGACCTATCGGTTGAACAGGGAGTTCCTCGAGGAGATACTTAGGAGGAACCTCATGGTGAGGAGGGTTAACGTGAGGAAGCTCCTGGCCCTCGAGTCCACGAGGGTCTTCAGGATGGACTGGGGAATAAAGAAGAGGCACGAAGGACACGCCAAGGCCTTTATGCACTTCGTGCGTCAGGTCTTTGACTTCAAGATGCTGCAGAGGATAACGCCTTCGGGGACCGTTCTTAGGGGCCTGTGGGCTGAGGAGTGCAGCAAGGGCCTCTGCTACGCGAGGCAGGCCGGAAGCTACCCCCTCATGGTGGTCCTAAAGGGGCCACTACCAAGGCTTCAGTACCTGCCAGAGGTAAGGGTCACAGGCGTTCACTCGTCAAGGTCATTAAGAGGGGAGGTAATAGGGGAGGTCCCCATAGGCGCCTGA
- a CDS encoding Galactose mutarotase, which yields MIALSDGNLVVEVHEAGAYVAVVYDITGVEWVVKGDPSRPTKAGMAFLAPYANRVRGASYEFEGVRYELPRNSEGHAIHGLLLTEPFEVEDMDERRVVLRTTLRHTGYPTELLVKVKYEVVGSLRATAAFTNVGKRNAPLVVGWHPYFAVVGQWRLIPEGTALRCESENKIPTGRLVPYSFGEDGEYDDCFLIQSGHVELKSKLGVTSIKSDNMKFFQVYTGVKGAVAVEPMSGAPDAFHNGLGLVIIRPHETREFSFEVAFTPSRSPPRT from the coding sequence TTGATAGCCCTGTCCGACGGAAACCTCGTCGTTGAGGTGCATGAAGCGGGCGCTTACGTTGCCGTCGTCTATGACATCACGGGCGTTGAATGGGTAGTCAAAGGGGACCCCTCAAGGCCAACAAAGGCAGGGATGGCCTTCCTGGCGCCCTACGCAAACAGGGTCAGGGGAGCGTCCTACGAGTTCGAGGGCGTCAGGTATGAGCTGCCAAGGAACAGCGAGGGACACGCCATTCATGGGCTCCTCCTAACAGAGCCCTTTGAGGTCGAGGACATGGACGAGAGACGCGTAGTCCTCAGGACCACGTTAAGGCACACGGGGTACCCCACAGAGCTCCTGGTTAAGGTCAAGTACGAGGTCGTGGGCTCGCTTAGGGCTACGGCTGCTTTCACAAATGTCGGCAAGAGAAATGCCCCCCTCGTCGTGGGCTGGCATCCATACTTCGCAGTGGTTGGACAATGGAGGCTTATCCCTGAGGGGACAGCCCTTCGCTGCGAAAGTGAGAACAAAATACCAACGGGCAGGCTCGTGCCCTACTCCTTCGGCGAGGACGGCGAATACGATGACTGCTTCCTTATACAGAGCGGTCACGTTGAGCTCAAGAGCAAGCTTGGGGTCACGTCAATCAAGAGTGATAACATGAAGTTCTTCCAGGTCTACACTGGAGTCAAGGGAGCTGTCGCGGTGGAGCCCATGAGCGGGGCACCTGACGCCTTCCATAACGGCCTAGGCCTTGTAATAATTAGGCCACACGAGACCAGAGAGTTCTCCTTTGAGGTCGCCTTTACGCCTAGCCGTAGCCCTCCTCGTACCTGA
- a CDS encoding Acyl CoA:acetate/3-ketoacid CoA transferase, beta subunit, translated as MDSLKAPDEVAFMTSSRPTDLMIKCMASFVEDGDYVYHGLDSALPVLAMVYAARYLRRDFTWHSVAEPFTPDPSRVVLRPSTGDPSLEPESLGFLTTIDAFDVAAKGRMDLMFFGAAQVDEEGNINLTAIGSYERPKVKLPGGAATAYLFPLVRKIVVWARHERRVLVPRVDFVTGSGRARIERGLKHYLCTNRALIEFTREGPVLRAVLSGFTIDDVLQGSSMRIIVPGHVDTITPLSDEELRVIEQADPEGLRYEEGYG; from the coding sequence GTGGATAGCCTCAAGGCTCCTGACGAGGTGGCCTTTATGACGTCATCAAGGCCCACCGACCTGATGATAAAGTGCATGGCGTCATTCGTTGAAGACGGTGACTACGTCTATCACGGCCTTGATAGCGCCCTCCCCGTGTTGGCTATGGTCTATGCAGCAAGGTACCTGAGGAGGGACTTCACGTGGCATAGCGTCGCTGAGCCCTTCACGCCTGACCCGTCAAGGGTCGTCCTCAGGCCGTCAACGGGCGACCCATCCCTAGAGCCTGAGTCCCTTGGCTTCCTGACGACCATAGATGCCTTTGACGTAGCGGCAAAGGGCCGTATGGACCTCATGTTCTTTGGGGCCGCCCAGGTTGACGAGGAGGGCAACATAAACCTAACTGCTATAGGCAGCTACGAGAGGCCTAAGGTAAAACTTCCAGGCGGCGCCGCGACGGCCTACCTGTTCCCGCTGGTGAGGAAAATAGTCGTGTGGGCAAGGCACGAGAGGAGGGTCCTAGTGCCAAGGGTCGACTTCGTCACGGGCAGCGGCAGGGCGAGAATAGAGAGGGGGCTTAAGCACTACCTATGCACTAACAGGGCGCTCATAGAGTTCACCAGGGAAGGGCCAGTCCTCAGGGCCGTTCTATCGGGCTTCACAATAGATGACGTTCTGCAGGGCTCATCGATGAGGATCATCGTGCCAGGCCACGTGGACACCATAACCCCCTTGTCTGATGAGGAGCTCAGGGTTATAGAGCAGGCGGACCCTGAGGGGCTCAGGTACGAGGAGGGCTACGGCTAG
- a CDS encoding Acyl CoA:acetate/3-ketoacid CoA transferase, alpha subunit: MPSSKLMKVPEAIELVKDGDELTISGMTFFRNPMMFIAALLKGGRKGLSFVDREPGFGLDVLVAGGALSRVRAAMATFEHYGLSPSVRRAAEKGEVEYIEDTCGAIIAGLRAGAQGVPFMPVRGIIGSDLLPLHEKRGNWKVIKDPFSGEDLVVVKAIEPDVAVIHVQVSDEYGNALIRGPRYEDELKIRASKRVVITAEKVVPSDVMREIAKNEGATLSASSVHVTAVVEAPGGAWPTGVYGLYEPDYAAIKEYYEMAKAGRAYEWIASRLLTRWPL, from the coding sequence ATGCCTTCCTCCAAGCTCATGAAAGTACCCGAAGCTATTGAGCTGGTTAAGGACGGCGATGAGCTGACCATAAGCGGCATGACTTTCTTTAGGAACCCCATGATGTTTATAGCGGCGCTCCTGAAGGGAGGCCGCAAGGGGCTTTCCTTTGTTGACAGGGAGCCCGGCTTTGGGCTTGACGTCTTAGTGGCAGGGGGCGCCTTATCAAGGGTCAGGGCTGCCATGGCTACGTTTGAGCACTACGGTCTCTCGCCGAGCGTCAGAAGGGCCGCCGAGAAGGGCGAGGTGGAGTACATAGAGGACACCTGCGGGGCTATCATAGCTGGCCTGAGGGCTGGAGCGCAGGGGGTTCCCTTCATGCCCGTGAGGGGGATAATAGGATCTGACCTGCTGCCGCTTCATGAGAAGCGGGGCAACTGGAAGGTAATAAAGGACCCATTTAGCGGCGAGGACTTAGTTGTCGTTAAGGCCATAGAGCCTGACGTCGCGGTCATACACGTCCAGGTCAGCGACGAGTACGGCAACGCGCTGATAAGGGGACCAAGATATGAGGACGAGCTTAAGATAAGGGCCTCAAAAAGGGTCGTAATCACCGCAGAGAAGGTAGTCCCCAGCGACGTTATGAGGGAGATAGCGAAGAACGAGGGCGCGACCTTATCAGCGTCCTCTGTTCACGTGACGGCCGTCGTTGAGGCCCCTGGGGGCGCCTGGCCGACGGGTGTCTACGGGCTTTACGAGCCTGACTATGCAGCCATAAAGGAGTACTACGAGATGGCCAAGGCAGGGAGGGCCTACGAGTGGATAGCCTCAAGGCTCCTGACGAGGTGGCCTTTATGA
- a CDS encoding aspartyl-tRNA synthetase, archaeal type, with product MLKDRFIADIYGEAGKLIGSQVRVCGWVDNIRDLGGVRFVLVRDRTGVMQVVVKKGLTPQDAIDASYQLVKESVACFEGTLSEGPSKLKYELHATKVQPLSKPVEPIPLEPATSLDAQLNVRLDYRWLDVRNRKVSAIFVFESWVAHMFREHFRGRGFVEVFTPKIVAAGTEGGAEVFPVIYFGREAYLAQSPQFYKQMAVIAGLERVFEVGPVFRAEAHHTVKHLTEFHGLDIEMGFIEGPEDVMGELEGFFRRLSSEAQAAEELRAVREFFDLSVRVPGKVPRITIRQAYEILRERYKKELPPGEDLDPQAERLLGDYAREEYDSDFVFVTEYPWKVRPFYTMRKEGDEDWTYGFDLLFRGLEIATGSQREHRYDHLLKNLRDKGLDPSKFQFYLNFFKHGAPPHGGAGLGLERIVKQFLGLENVREARLLPRDPERLVP from the coding sequence TTGCTTAAGGACAGGTTCATAGCTGACATCTACGGTGAAGCCGGTAAGCTCATTGGCAGCCAGGTCAGAGTGTGCGGCTGGGTTGACAACATAAGGGACCTCGGGGGCGTGAGGTTCGTCCTGGTCAGGGACAGGACAGGCGTCATGCAGGTAGTCGTGAAGAAGGGGCTTACGCCCCAGGACGCCATAGACGCCTCGTACCAGTTAGTAAAGGAGAGCGTGGCCTGCTTTGAGGGCACGCTGTCAGAGGGGCCGAGCAAGCTCAAGTATGAACTTCACGCCACTAAGGTCCAGCCTTTATCTAAGCCTGTCGAACCGATACCGCTCGAGCCCGCCACGAGCCTGGACGCCCAGCTCAACGTAAGGCTTGACTACAGATGGCTCGACGTGAGGAACAGGAAGGTCTCAGCGATCTTCGTCTTTGAGTCATGGGTAGCCCACATGTTCAGGGAGCACTTCAGGGGAAGGGGCTTTGTCGAGGTGTTCACGCCCAAAATAGTCGCAGCGGGCACCGAGGGAGGGGCTGAGGTCTTCCCAGTCATATACTTTGGAAGAGAGGCGTACCTGGCCCAGAGCCCTCAGTTCTATAAGCAGATGGCCGTGATAGCGGGCCTTGAGAGGGTCTTTGAGGTAGGCCCCGTTTTCAGGGCCGAGGCTCACCATACTGTGAAGCACCTTACCGAGTTCCACGGCCTCGACATAGAGATGGGCTTCATAGAGGGCCCCGAGGACGTCATGGGCGAGCTTGAAGGGTTCTTCAGGAGGCTCTCCTCCGAGGCCCAGGCAGCTGAGGAGCTGAGGGCTGTTAGGGAATTCTTCGACCTCTCGGTCAGGGTGCCCGGCAAAGTCCCGAGGATCACCATAAGGCAGGCCTACGAGATCCTCCGCGAGCGGTACAAGAAGGAGCTCCCGCCCGGCGAGGACCTGGACCCTCAGGCGGAGAGGCTCCTGGGCGACTACGCACGCGAGGAGTACGACAGCGACTTCGTCTTTGTGACGGAGTACCCCTGGAAGGTCAGGCCGTTCTACACGATGAGGAAGGAAGGGGATGAGGACTGGACCTACGGCTTTGACCTGTTGTTCAGAGGGCTCGAGATAGCTACTGGGAGCCAGAGGGAGCACAGGTACGACCACCTTCTGAAGAACCTGAGGGACAAGGGGCTGGACCCCAGCAAGTTCCAGTTCTACCTCAACTTCTTCAAGCACGGCGCTCCACCTCACGGAGGGGCCGGCCTGGGCCTGGAGAGGATAGTGAAGCAGTTCCTAGGACTGGAGAACGTTAGGGAGGCCAGGCTGCTGCCGAGGGACCCCGAGAGGCTGGTGCCTTGA